The proteins below are encoded in one region of uncultured Eubacteriales bacterium:
- a CDS encoding conserved exported hypothetical protein (Evidence 4 : Homologs of previously reported genes of unknown function): MLRRSIAWLNRRFSRGSIRSTMFASFTISAIVAIILTGATLYVRFSVQLDAIISEENEMLVDQVSQSLSTYLRDMIRLSDSISYNVVKNTDIRETTLLSERMRLLYNTYSDYVENIALFTNDGRLLATAPPARVQEGTLAVGFDWFTRALGRTENIHFGGPTVENFFADVGYDYKWVIPLSCAVELTEGKDTQMGVLLIDLKYQALSDIFSNVQLSGSGYAYLIDSTGQILYHPYRQRIATGMVTETNLQASGRSDGVYTEEKDGQSRSVIIRGVGYTGWKVVGVVGKPRISLGGSQDILFIVVIFCAFFELLILINFNLARKITDPIHLLEESVAGLEQSMEGTIYVGGTAETRALGLAVRKMVAQMRKLTDDIVREHEQKQKSELNALQAQINPHFLYNTLDTIVWMIENDRQEDAARAVTALARFFRISLSKGRNIIPVRDELEHVRNYLLIQEMRYKNKFRYELDCGEAVGSLATIKLVVQPIVENAIYHSMDFMDGGDGLILITAEAEDGVLRISVEDNGLGMTPDVVRRLLSGPPKDESKSPSRGSGIGLKNVQDRIRLYFGPQYGVTIQSEPDVGTRITLTMPAVPYGEMEES; the protein is encoded by the coding sequence ATGCTGAGGAGGTCCATTGCCTGGCTCAACCGGCGGTTTTCCAGGGGCAGCATCCGCAGCACCATGTTCGCCTCCTTCACCATCAGCGCTATCGTGGCTATTATCCTCACCGGCGCTACCCTCTACGTCCGGTTTTCCGTCCAGCTTGACGCCATCATCAGCGAAGAGAACGAGATGCTGGTGGACCAGGTGAGCCAGTCCCTGTCCACCTACCTCCGGGACATGATCCGCCTCTCTGACTCCATCAGCTATAACGTGGTCAAGAATACCGACATCCGGGAGACAACCCTCCTGTCCGAGCGGATGCGCCTTTTGTATAATACCTACAGCGACTATGTGGAGAACATAGCCCTCTTCACCAACGACGGTCGCCTTCTTGCCACCGCGCCCCCGGCGCGGGTGCAGGAGGGGACGCTGGCGGTGGGGTTCGACTGGTTCACCCGGGCCTTGGGCCGCACGGAGAACATCCACTTTGGCGGCCCTACGGTAGAGAACTTCTTCGCCGACGTTGGGTACGACTACAAGTGGGTGATTCCCCTCTCCTGTGCGGTTGAGCTGACTGAGGGGAAGGACACCCAGATGGGCGTTCTCCTCATCGACCTGAAGTATCAGGCGCTGTCCGACATCTTCAGCAACGTCCAGCTCTCGGGCAGCGGGTACGCTTACCTCATCGACAGTACGGGGCAGATTCTCTATCACCCCTATCGCCAGCGTATTGCCACCGGAATGGTCACTGAAACGAATCTCCAGGCATCGGGCCGCTCCGATGGGGTGTACACTGAGGAGAAGGACGGGCAGTCCCGCTCGGTGATCATCCGGGGCGTGGGGTACACCGGCTGGAAGGTAGTGGGCGTGGTGGGCAAGCCCAGGATCTCCCTGGGTGGCAGCCAGGACATTTTGTTCATCGTGGTCATCTTCTGTGCCTTCTTTGAGCTGCTGATTTTGATCAACTTCAATTTGGCGAGGAAAATCACCGACCCCATCCACCTGCTGGAGGAGTCGGTAGCCGGGCTGGAGCAGAGCATGGAGGGGACCATCTACGTGGGAGGTACGGCGGAGACCCGGGCCCTGGGCCTGGCCGTACGAAAGATGGTGGCCCAGATGCGCAAGCTGACCGACGACATCGTCCGTGAGCACGAGCAGAAGCAGAAGAGCGAATTGAATGCCCTCCAGGCACAGATCAACCCCCACTTCCTTTATAACACACTGGACACCATCGTCTGGATGATAGAGAACGACAGGCAGGAGGACGCGGCGAGGGCAGTCACCGCCCTGGCCCGCTTCTTCCGCATCAGCCTCTCCAAGGGGCGCAACATCATCCCTGTGCGGGACGAGCTGGAGCACGTACGCAACTACCTTCTGATCCAGGAGATGCGCTATAAGAATAAATTCCGCTATGAGCTGGATTGCGGAGAGGCGGTGGGGAGCCTGGCTACCATCAAACTGGTGGTCCAGCCCATCGTGGAAAATGCCATCTACCACTCCATGGACTTCATGGACGGTGGGGACGGGCTCATCCTCATCACGGCCGAGGCGGAGGATGGGGTGCTGCGCATCTCTGTGGAGGATAACGGCCTGGGCATGACCCCCGACGTGGTGCGGCGGCTGCTCAGCGGCCCGCCCAAGGACGAGTCAAAGTCCCCCAGCCGGGGCTCGGGCATCGGACTGAAGAACGTGCAGGACCGTATCCGGCTCTATTTTGGGCCCCAGTACGGCGTTACCATCCAGAGCGAGCCGGACGTGGGAACCCGGATCACCTTGACCATGCCTGCCGTGCCCTACGGGGAAATGGAGGAATCATGA
- a CDS encoding conserved exported hypothetical protein (Evidence 4 : Homologs of previously reported genes of unknown function): MMKKGERGLFFAVLLVLLVALVLLVVQKAQGEDAPKIYRVSILLDGTDSDGWKNFRAGLNQAALERNVDLRFVTRYDGEADQTDVLRQEWEGEAEGVIIVPVDTEKLAETLREAPPGLAVCVVGPALSAGRVDSYVSPDYEKMGRRLADAAAETGETCTLFISTQPGPAASLIASGLEAGLREKGISFTWETVGENGITGLPKEGTLVAVESAVAEALCATPGSEGRVCGVGASDVLLRSLEEGAAAALVVQSDFDAGYLSLSRVVSRLSQEKAGNAELESYTATRENMFEYPMSDILFSTY, encoded by the coding sequence ATGATGAAGAAAGGGGAACGGGGACTCTTTTTCGCGGTGCTCCTGGTGCTGCTCGTCGCGCTGGTCCTGCTGGTGGTGCAGAAGGCGCAGGGAGAGGACGCACCCAAAATCTACCGCGTGTCGATCCTGCTGGACGGTACCGACAGCGATGGCTGGAAGAATTTCCGCGCGGGGCTGAACCAGGCGGCCCTGGAGCGGAACGTGGACCTGCGCTTCGTTACCCGTTATGATGGGGAGGCCGACCAGACCGACGTGCTCCGCCAGGAGTGGGAGGGGGAGGCTGAGGGAGTCATTATTGTCCCCGTCGACACGGAAAAGCTGGCCGAGACCCTGCGGGAGGCACCCCCGGGACTTGCCGTGTGCGTGGTGGGGCCCGCCCTCTCTGCCGGGCGGGTGGACAGCTATGTGTCCCCCGATTATGAGAAGATGGGGCGCCGCCTGGCTGACGCGGCGGCGGAGACGGGAGAGACGTGTACCCTCTTTATCAGCACACAGCCCGGCCCGGCGGCCAGCCTGATCGCCTCGGGGCTGGAGGCGGGCCTGCGGGAGAAGGGCATCTCCTTTACGTGGGAGACGGTGGGGGAGAACGGGATAACCGGCCTGCCCAAGGAAGGGACGCTGGTCGCGGTGGAGAGCGCCGTGGCTGAGGCACTGTGCGCCACCCCCGGCAGCGAGGGCCGGGTCTGCGGCGTGGGGGCCTCCGACGTGCTCCTACGGAGCCTGGAGGAGGGCGCCGCCGCCGCCCTGGTGGTGCAGAGCGACTTTGACGCAGGCTATCTCTCCCTCTCGCGGGTGGTGTCCCGCCTCTCCCAGGAGAAGGCGGGCAACGCGGAGCTGGAGAGCTACACCGCCACGAGGGAGAATATGTTTGAGTACCCCATGAGTGATATTCTATTCAGTACCTACTGA
- a CDS encoding conserved exported hypothetical protein (Evidence 4 : Homologs of previously reported genes of unknown function): MADMRARRFLALTMAALLALPAGCGKGEPSEEPIRIGVSIYKGDDTYIANMTTSLQESVDAYCRETGAKIYVTISDAQESQATQNDQIDRFISLNYDVLCVNLVDRTDAGRVVDKARAADVPLIFFNREPVLEDLTSWSKVYYVGSDTRESAELQAGIVLDLWENNRASLDLNGDGILQYIMLEGETRHQDTIIRTEVPIQTLKDAGVPLERVDGGQANWIRSQAAALTESYFNAHGDAIEMIFCNNDDMALGAADAVGRLGLDFHNIVGIDGTPQGIAAVDDGKLLGTVVMDGPTHGETIFRMALALATGEDVSKAADIGEDRSVRIPMYVYTGNGS; this comes from the coding sequence GTGGCGGATATGCGCGCGCGCCGTTTTCTTGCCCTGACGATGGCCGCCCTGCTGGCCCTGCCCGCGGGCTGCGGGAAGGGGGAACCAAGCGAGGAGCCCATCCGTATCGGTGTCTCCATCTACAAGGGGGACGACACCTATATTGCAAACATGACCACCTCCCTCCAGGAGAGCGTGGACGCATACTGCCGGGAGACGGGGGCGAAGATCTATGTCACCATATCCGATGCCCAGGAGAGCCAAGCCACCCAGAACGACCAGATCGACCGGTTTATATCCCTCAATTACGACGTCCTCTGTGTCAACCTGGTAGACCGCACCGACGCGGGGCGGGTGGTGGACAAGGCCCGGGCCGCCGATGTACCCCTCATTTTCTTCAACCGGGAGCCGGTGCTGGAGGACCTGACCTCCTGGAGCAAGGTGTACTACGTGGGGTCCGATACCCGGGAGTCAGCGGAGCTGCAGGCCGGTATCGTGCTGGACCTGTGGGAGAACAACCGCGCCTCACTGGACTTGAATGGCGACGGGATTTTGCAGTATATCATGCTGGAGGGGGAGACCCGGCACCAGGACACCATCATCCGCACCGAGGTGCCCATCCAGACTCTTAAGGACGCGGGTGTCCCCCTAGAGCGGGTGGACGGGGGCCAGGCCAACTGGATCCGCAGCCAGGCCGCCGCCCTCACAGAGAGCTACTTCAACGCCCATGGAGACGCCATTGAGATGATCTTCTGCAACAACGACGACATGGCCCTGGGTGCTGCCGACGCGGTGGGGCGGCTGGGGCTCGACTTCCACAATATCGTGGGCATCGACGGCACGCCGCAGGGCATCGCCGCGGTGGACGACGGGAAACTGCTGGGCACCGTGGTCATGGACGGCCCGACCCATGGGGAGACCATCTTCCGCATGGCTCTGGCCCTGGCCACCGGGGAGGATGTGTCGAAGGCTGCCGACATCGGAGAGGACCGCTCGGTGCGCATCCCCATGTACGTCTACACCGGGAACGGATCGTAG
- a CDS encoding conserved exported hypothetical protein (Evidence 4 : Homologs of previously reported genes of unknown function), with translation MKKLTALLLSAVLVLGLAACGGTPAASPSGSTAPSPTASATTPVASAGELNVAVFYYSYSDVYISSVRSNMDAALTKLGVKYNNYDGNSSQPTQTDQINTAITNGANFLIVNIVETSSPDAAQGAVDAAKKADIPIVFFNREVDDSVVNSYDKCAFVGTNAPEAGHMQGKLVGEYLLANYDALDLNGDGVISYVMFKGQEGNAEAEARTQFGVEDANTVLTAAGKPALAYYDAAASTKYLVDQGGNWSAQAATDYMNTILAEYSEANKNMIEVIICNNDNMAEGAVSALQSAGYNKGDGGKTIPVFGVDATDSAKALIDAGQMTGTIKQDAVGMADTITALVSNIKSGAALMDNTSSYNVDTSVAKIRVPYGVYDAQNK, from the coding sequence ATGAAGAAACTGACTGCCTTGCTGCTCTCTGCTGTCCTGGTACTCGGTCTGGCCGCCTGCGGCGGCACCCCGGCCGCGTCCCCCTCCGGTTCCACCGCTCCGTCGCCCACCGCGTCCGCCACCACCCCCGTCGCCTCCGCCGGCGAACTTAACGTGGCCGTGTTCTACTACAGCTACTCCGACGTGTACATCTCCAGCGTCCGCTCCAACATGGACGCCGCCCTCACCAAGCTGGGTGTCAAATACAACAACTATGACGGCAACAGCAGCCAGCCCACCCAGACAGATCAGATCAACACCGCCATCACCAACGGCGCCAACTTCCTGATCGTCAACATCGTGGAGACCTCTTCCCCCGATGCCGCGCAGGGCGCCGTGGACGCCGCCAAGAAGGCCGATATTCCCATCGTGTTCTTCAACCGCGAGGTCGATGACTCTGTGGTCAACAGCTATGATAAGTGCGCTTTCGTCGGCACCAACGCCCCCGAGGCCGGCCACATGCAGGGCAAGCTGGTTGGTGAATATCTCCTCGCCAACTATGACGCACTGGACCTGAACGGCGACGGCGTGATCTCCTATGTTATGTTCAAGGGCCAGGAAGGCAATGCTGAGGCCGAGGCCCGTACCCAGTTCGGCGTTGAGGACGCCAACACGGTTCTGACCGCCGCCGGCAAGCCCGCTCTCGCCTACTATGACGCCGCCGCCAGCACCAAGTACCTGGTTGACCAGGGCGGCAACTGGTCCGCTCAGGCTGCCACCGACTACATGAACACCATCCTGGCCGAGTACAGCGAGGCCAACAAGAATATGATCGAGGTCATCATCTGCAACAACGACAACATGGCCGAGGGCGCCGTCTCCGCGCTCCAGTCCGCCGGCTACAACAAGGGCGACGGCGGCAAGACCATCCCCGTGTTCGGCGTGGACGCCACCGACTCTGCCAAGGCTCTGATCGACGCCGGCCAGATGACCGGTACCATCAAGCAGGACGCCGTCGGCATGGCCGACACCATCACCGCCCTGGTCTCCAACATCAAGAGCGGCGCCGCCCTGATGGACAACACCAGCTCCTACAACGTGGACACCAGCGTGGCTAAGATCCGCGTGCCCTACGGCGTATACGACGCGCAGAATAAGTAA
- the mglA gene encoding fused methyl-galactoside transporter subunits of ABC superfamily: ATP-binding components (Evidence 2a : Function of homologous gene experimentally demonstrated in an other organism; PubMedId : 1719366, 3302609; Product type t : transporter), producing the protein MEGTALLEMRGISKEFPGVKALDNVSLAVRPGTVHALMGENGAGKSTLMKCLFGIYSKDSGTIILDGREVNFRSSKEALENGVAMVHQELNQALTRSVQDNLWLGRYPTTAKLMVNEGTMRKRTKEIFEELGVEVNPKAIMSTLPVSQRQMVEIAKAVSYNSKVIVFDEPTSSLTEVEVEHLFRIINMLRDRGCGIIYISHKMEEILRISDEVTIMRDGTWVATKPAKGLTMEEIIKLMVGRELTNRFPPKENVPGEMILEVEHLSGKYTRLKDASFQLRAGEILGIAGLDGSGRTEVLENLFGAMTKGSGDITLHGRRIRNHTPRESIRNGFALLTEERRATGIFGIRDIRENTVVSNLHSYLMGGFFLSDKRMKEDTDWSIQAMSIKTPSQKTQIRSLSGGNQQKVIIGRWLLTKPEILLLDEPTRGIDVGAKYEIYQLIINLAKEGKGVIMVSSEMPELLGVCDRIIVMSGGLVAGEVDAKKTSQEEILTLAAKYV; encoded by the coding sequence ATGGAAGGAACCGCACTGCTGGAGATGCGCGGCATCTCCAAGGAGTTCCCCGGCGTGAAAGCGCTGGACAACGTGTCCCTCGCCGTCCGCCCCGGCACGGTCCATGCCCTGATGGGGGAGAATGGCGCGGGCAAGTCCACGCTGATGAAGTGCCTCTTCGGCATCTACAGCAAAGACAGCGGCACCATAATCTTAGATGGCAGGGAGGTCAACTTCAGAAGCTCCAAGGAGGCGCTGGAAAACGGCGTGGCTATGGTGCACCAGGAGTTGAACCAGGCCCTCACCCGCAGCGTGCAGGACAACCTCTGGCTGGGACGCTACCCCACCACGGCGAAGCTGATGGTCAACGAGGGGACCATGCGCAAGCGGACGAAGGAGATCTTTGAGGAGCTGGGCGTGGAGGTAAACCCCAAGGCCATCATGTCCACTCTGCCGGTCTCCCAGCGCCAGATGGTGGAGATCGCCAAGGCCGTGTCCTACAATTCGAAGGTCATCGTCTTCGATGAGCCCACCTCCTCCCTCACCGAGGTGGAGGTTGAGCACCTGTTCCGCATTATCAATATGCTGCGTGACCGGGGCTGCGGCATCATTTACATCTCTCACAAGATGGAGGAGATCCTCCGCATCAGCGATGAGGTGACCATCATGCGCGACGGCACATGGGTGGCCACCAAGCCCGCCAAGGGTCTCACCATGGAGGAGATCATCAAGCTCATGGTGGGCCGAGAGCTCACCAACCGGTTCCCGCCCAAGGAGAACGTCCCCGGTGAAATGATTTTGGAGGTGGAGCATCTCTCGGGCAAGTACACCCGCCTGAAGGATGCCAGCTTTCAGCTTCGGGCCGGGGAGATTCTGGGCATCGCGGGACTAGACGGCTCGGGCCGCACCGAGGTACTGGAGAACCTCTTCGGCGCCATGACCAAGGGGAGCGGTGACATTACGCTCCACGGCAGACGCATCAGGAACCACACCCCCCGGGAGTCCATTAGAAACGGCTTTGCCCTCCTCACCGAGGAGCGGCGTGCAACCGGTATTTTCGGTATCCGGGACATCCGGGAGAATACCGTCGTCTCCAACCTGCATAGCTACCTGATGGGCGGTTTCTTCCTGAGCGACAAGCGGATGAAGGAGGATACCGACTGGTCCATCCAGGCCATGAGCATCAAGACTCCCAGCCAGAAGACCCAGATCCGCTCCCTCTCCGGCGGCAACCAGCAGAAGGTCATCATCGGCCGGTGGCTCCTCACCAAGCCGGAAATTCTGCTGCTGGACGAACCCACCCGCGGCATCGACGTGGGCGCGAAGTACGAGATTTACCAGCTTATCATTAACCTCGCCAAGGAGGGCAAGGGCGTCATCATGGTCTCCTCCGAGATGCCCGAGCTACTGGGCGTGTGCGACCGGATCATCGTAATGTCCGGCGGCCTGGTGGCCGGCGAGGTGGACGCCAAAAAGACCAGCCAGGAAGAGATCCTCACGCTGGCTGCCAAGTATGTATAA
- the mglC gene encoding methyl-galactoside transporter subunit; membrane component of ABC superfamily (Evidence 2a : Function of homologous gene experimentally demonstrated in an other organism; PubMedId : 1719366; Product type t : transporter), producing MSKESKELQATARTLNGKQVGSLLMDNALYIVMLVVIIYIAIANPNFIKAGSIVNIISQTCAYLPAALGVAGCIVLTGTDLSAGRIVGVTACVGASLLQAVGSANKMWPQIGTLPVLAVLAIVMVVGALIGSFNGFFVAKFKLHPFIVTLATQLVLYTFLLLYVQAGNNNGMAISSLDASYKNFITGSVLSIGGTPIPNYVWISLILVGVMWFIWNKTTFGKNMFALGSNEEAAKVSGVNVMLTTILVFALAGAMYGVTGFIEGARIGSNTANTGLNYELDAIAACVIGGVSFVGGIGKIRGVVIGVFMLRIIFIGLNMMHIDQNLFYVVKGAIILFACALDMRKYLTKK from the coding sequence ATGAGTAAAGAATCCAAGGAGCTGCAGGCTACGGCCCGCACCCTCAATGGCAAGCAAGTTGGCAGCCTTCTGATGGACAACGCGCTCTACATCGTGATGCTGGTGGTTATCATCTATATTGCCATCGCCAACCCCAACTTCATCAAGGCCGGCTCCATTGTCAACATCATCTCTCAGACCTGCGCTTACCTGCCCGCCGCCCTGGGCGTGGCCGGGTGCATCGTTCTTACAGGCACCGACCTATCGGCGGGCCGTATCGTGGGCGTAACCGCCTGCGTGGGCGCGTCCCTTCTCCAGGCGGTGGGCTCGGCCAACAAGATGTGGCCCCAGATCGGCACGCTGCCCGTGCTGGCGGTGCTGGCCATCGTCATGGTTGTGGGCGCTCTGATCGGCTCCTTCAACGGTTTCTTTGTGGCCAAGTTTAAGCTCCACCCCTTTATCGTCACTCTGGCCACCCAGCTTGTACTGTATACCTTCCTGCTTCTGTATGTGCAGGCGGGCAACAACAATGGCATGGCGATCTCCAGCCTTGACGCTTCCTATAAAAATTTTATCACCGGCTCCGTCCTGTCTATTGGAGGCACGCCGATCCCCAACTATGTGTGGATATCCCTCATTCTGGTGGGGGTGATGTGGTTCATCTGGAACAAGACCACCTTCGGCAAAAACATGTTTGCCCTGGGCTCCAATGAGGAGGCCGCCAAGGTCTCCGGAGTCAACGTGATGCTTACCACCATTCTGGTCTTCGCCCTGGCAGGTGCCATGTACGGCGTCACCGGTTTTATTGAGGGCGCCCGTATCGGCTCCAACACCGCCAACACCGGCCTCAACTACGAGCTGGACGCCATCGCTGCCTGCGTCATCGGCGGCGTCAGCTTTGTCGGCGGCATCGGTAAGATCCGGGGCGTGGTCATCGGCGTGTTTATGCTGCGCATTATCTTTATCGGCCTGAATATGATGCACATTGACCAGAACCTCTTCTACGTGGTCAAGGGCGCCATCATCCTCTTCGCCTGTGCGCTGGACATGCGCAAATATCTCACCAAAAAGTAA
- a CDS encoding Sortase-like acyltransferase, producing MSIAVRAYTDEDLPAMVEIWNQVVEDGVAFPQLELLDEVSGRTFFEEQSFTGAAIEEETGLVVGLYILHPNNVGRCGHISNASYAVKRGQRGKHIGEALVTNCLAQAKILGFQILQFNAVVASNAPALRLYEKLGFVRLGTIPKGFLMKDGTYQDIIPHYHML from the coding sequence ATGAGCATTGCAGTCAGAGCGTATACCGACGAGGACCTCCCCGCGATGGTGGAGATCTGGAACCAGGTAGTGGAGGACGGCGTAGCCTTCCCCCAGCTGGAGCTGCTGGACGAGGTGAGCGGGCGGACCTTTTTCGAAGAGCAGTCCTTCACCGGGGCGGCCATCGAGGAGGAGACGGGCCTGGTGGTGGGGCTTTACATCCTGCACCCTAACAACGTGGGCCGGTGCGGGCATATCTCCAACGCAAGCTATGCCGTAAAGCGGGGGCAGCGGGGAAAACATATCGGCGAGGCCCTGGTCACCAACTGCCTCGCCCAGGCGAAAATACTGGGCTTTCAAATTCTGCAGTTCAATGCCGTGGTGGCCTCCAACGCCCCGGCCCTCCGCCTGTACGAGAAGCTGGGTTTCGTCCGTCTTGGCACCATCCCCAAAGGCTTTCTCATGAAGGACGGCACCTATCAGGACATCATTCCGCATTACCATATGCTGTAG
- a CDS encoding Methylenetetrahydrofolate reductase translates to MDIRSHLAQGRPLLFDGAMGTCFAALPGRAGERCESANLDHPEEILSIHRAYLDAGCQAVKTNTFSVGVDLAQGNDALARGLIEAGARLAREAAEPYGAAVFADLGPAPQSQDQGPAELYLRQADLFLAQGLTHFLVETLPSDEGIPELARHLKSRCPEAFLIVSFAVGSDGVTREGRVGRELLRRIAALPEVDAVGYNCVSGPSHMLRQLEGLDLGGTFLSAMPNAGYPTVLGRRTVYQGTPDYFAQRLEQLVQAGAAIVGGCCGTTPEHIARMTATLARSSIRRPGTLPGQPHPHRAAPKSPLWDKLDSGKRVVAVELDPPVDDDIAPFLEGVRILRDAGVDAVTIADCPVGRPRADSSILACKVRRELGVEPLPHLTCRDRNLNATKALLLGLSMEGVHNVLLVTGDPIPSTDRDEVKSVFNFNSRKLARYTSSLNEGTLNTPFRIFGALNLNARNFDVQLRLAREKEECGVSGFLTQPVLSPEALENLKRARAALKGKILGGVFPVVSYKNALFLNNEVSGIRVSDEIIALYEGKSREEGEDLAVQISTRVAREIAPYTDGLYLMTPFRRVHLITRILRSIQQ, encoded by the coding sequence ATGGATATCAGAAGTCATCTGGCCCAGGGGCGGCCCCTCCTCTTCGACGGGGCGATGGGCACCTGCTTCGCCGCCCTGCCCGGCCGGGCCGGCGAGCGGTGCGAGAGTGCCAATCTGGACCACCCGGAGGAGATTTTATCTATCCACCGGGCCTACTTAGACGCGGGCTGCCAGGCCGTCAAGACCAACACCTTCTCCGTAGGGGTAGACCTGGCCCAGGGGAACGACGCCCTGGCCCGGGGGCTTATCGAGGCGGGGGCACGCCTTGCACGGGAGGCGGCAGAGCCCTACGGTGCCGCCGTCTTCGCGGACCTGGGCCCCGCTCCTCAAAGCCAAGATCAGGGCCCCGCTGAGCTCTACCTCCGCCAGGCCGACCTCTTCCTCGCGCAGGGGCTGACCCACTTCCTGGTCGAGACTCTTCCGTCGGATGAGGGGATACCCGAGCTGGCCCGGCACCTGAAAAGCCGCTGCCCGGAGGCCTTCCTCATCGTCTCCTTCGCCGTGGGGTCTGACGGCGTGACCCGTGAGGGCCGGGTGGGGAGGGAGCTCCTCCGGCGTATCGCCGCGCTCCCGGAGGTAGACGCCGTAGGCTACAACTGCGTCTCCGGCCCCTCCCACATGCTGCGGCAGCTTGAGGGCCTTGACCTTGGAGGCACGTTCCTCTCGGCCATGCCCAACGCGGGCTACCCCACCGTGCTGGGGCGCAGGACGGTCTACCAGGGCACGCCAGACTACTTTGCCCAGCGGCTGGAGCAGCTTGTCCAGGCGGGAGCCGCCATCGTGGGCGGCTGCTGCGGCACCACGCCGGAGCACATCGCCCGGATGACCGCCACTCTGGCCCGGTCCTCTATCCGGCGGCCCGGTACGCTCCCCGGCCAGCCCCATCCCCACCGCGCGGCCCCCAAAAGCCCGCTCTGGGACAAGCTGGACAGCGGGAAGCGTGTGGTGGCTGTGGAGCTGGACCCTCCCGTGGACGACGACATCGCCCCCTTCCTCGAGGGGGTGCGCATCCTGCGGGACGCCGGGGTGGACGCGGTGACCATTGCCGACTGCCCCGTGGGCCGGCCCCGGGCGGACAGCAGCATCTTAGCCTGCAAGGTAAGGCGTGAGCTGGGGGTAGAGCCCCTGCCCCACCTGACCTGCCGGGACCGGAACTTAAACGCCACCAAGGCGCTACTTTTGGGCCTCTCTATGGAGGGGGTGCACAACGTCCTCCTGGTCACCGGCGACCCCATCCCCTCCACCGACCGGGACGAGGTAAAGAGCGTCTTCAACTTCAACTCCCGCAAGCTGGCCCGGTACACCAGCAGCTTGAATGAGGGCACCCTCAACACCCCCTTCCGCATCTTCGGTGCGCTGAACCTGAATGCCCGCAACTTCGACGTACAGCTCCGTCTGGCCCGGGAGAAAGAGGAATGCGGCGTCTCCGGTTTCCTCACCCAGCCTGTCCTCTCCCCCGAGGCACTGGAGAACCTGAAACGGGCCCGCGCCGCTTTAAAGGGCAAGATTCTGGGCGGCGTCTTCCCCGTGGTCAGTTATAAAAACGCACTCTTCCTCAACAACGAGGTCTCCGGCATACGTGTCAGCGACGAGATCATCGCCCTATACGAGGGCAAGAGCCGGGAGGAGGGCGAGGACCTGGCCGTCCAAATCTCCACCCGGGTGGCCCGGGAGATCGCCCCCTATACCGACGGGCTCTACCTTATGACCCCCTTCCGTCGGGTCCATCTCATCACAAGGATTCTGCGCAGCATCCAGCAGTGA